The following is a genomic window from bacterium.
CAGTCTCGGAGTCCAGCGACGACCTCTTGCGAATGATGCGTGCTGGCTGCTCGGGCTACGTCCTGAAGGATGCTGGCCCTTCTGAATTGCAGCGCGCGTTAGGAGCTGCATTGAGGAGCGATAATCCGGTGCCGCGCAGGATGATCCCGGAAGTTCTCCGCCGGGTTGCCGAGCAGACTCCGCTTTCTGAGTCCGGGACCAATATGGTGTCGTTGACGTCCCGCGAGATGCAGATCCTCAGGGGAGCGGCGAAGGGACATACGACCAAACGCCTTGCCAAGGACCTCGGCTTGGCAGCTCCCTCGGTCGAGACTCATCTCCACAACATATTCAAAAAGCTGAACGCGACCAACCGCGGAGAGGCAGTCAGTACCGCATTGAAACGGGGACTCCTGACGCTGGCCGACTTGTAGGTCGGCTCATGGATTCCCCTGAGCGTGCCTCATGGCTTTCCATGAACCGATCCATGGGATTTGACGATTGTCAATGAGCCCCGGTGCTTGGAAACTTGGCTTCCTGAAGTGACTTGGAAAACACTGCCGAAACGACCGGAAATCTAACGGGACAGGAGGGAAGCCGAGATGGTTCGCAAGTTCAAGCGTCTGCTGCGAGACAGCGGTAAGCAGCGGGTATACGGTTGGTGGATTTT
Proteins encoded in this region:
- a CDS encoding response regulator transcription factor, producing MLGSAPGLRLVGEASSGTDALKAMDTLKADLVLMDVHMPEMDGPATAKALLARHPETKVIAWTVSESSDDLLRMMRAGCSGYVLKDAGPSELQRALGAALRSDNPVPRRMIPEVLRRVAEQTPLSESGTNMVSLTSREMQILRGAAKGHTTKRLAKDLGLAAPSVETHLHNIFKKLNATNRGEAVSTALKRGLLTLADL